In the Mycolicibacter sp. MU0102 genome, one interval contains:
- a CDS encoding aldehyde dehydrogenase family protein yields MSDVGQRVSSIEIGERAAAAAESRLLIDGKLVAAGSGAQFDNHSPATGRLLGTTAAADRRDMQQAIGAARRAFDDTDWSTNRELRKRCLAQLQSALEAEKEELRTELIAEVGCPVMTTQLAQLDWPLVDGLRYPSRLIDEFDWERLLDGGGLFGDRNIRTVVKDPVGVVAAITPSNFPIEVILNKLGPALAAGNTVVLKPDPNTPWNATRLGRLIAEHTDIPAGVVNVVPTPSNEVAGLLGTDPRVDMISFTGSTAVGKLLARTSADTMKRTFLELGGKSALIVLDDADPAKVIPGAVGVCVHAGQACAATTRMLVHTSLFDELVAAVTEAFAAVAVGDPALPQTLVGPLISAAQKQRVLDAYAQARRDGAEITTGGGEVTGLADALAGGHYVQPTVIVGVDNSAAIAQQEVFGPVLVMLPFSDDDEAVRIANDSAYGLAGAVVSASNERALGVARRIRTGAIGVNGGMYYGADAPFGGYKSSGWGRQCGIEGFSQYLETKTIGYRKPRGA; encoded by the coding sequence AGCAGCATCGAGATCGGCGAACGGGCTGCCGCGGCGGCAGAGTCGCGCCTGCTGATCGACGGCAAGTTGGTGGCGGCGGGCTCGGGTGCGCAGTTCGACAATCACAGTCCGGCCACTGGACGGCTGTTGGGGACCACCGCGGCCGCCGACCGCCGCGACATGCAGCAGGCGATCGGTGCTGCCCGGCGAGCGTTCGACGACACCGACTGGTCGACCAACCGAGAACTGCGCAAACGCTGCCTTGCGCAACTGCAGTCGGCGCTGGAGGCCGAGAAGGAGGAGCTGCGCACCGAGCTGATCGCCGAGGTCGGCTGCCCGGTGATGACGACCCAACTGGCACAGCTGGATTGGCCGCTCGTCGACGGGCTGCGCTACCCGAGTCGGTTGATCGATGAGTTCGACTGGGAGCGGCTACTTGACGGCGGCGGACTGTTTGGCGACCGCAACATTCGCACCGTCGTCAAAGATCCGGTCGGTGTGGTCGCGGCGATCACACCGTCCAACTTTCCCATCGAGGTGATCCTCAACAAGCTGGGGCCGGCCCTGGCGGCGGGCAACACCGTCGTGCTCAAGCCCGACCCGAACACCCCGTGGAACGCCACCCGGCTGGGTCGCCTCATCGCTGAGCACACCGACATCCCCGCCGGGGTGGTCAACGTGGTGCCCACGCCGTCCAACGAGGTGGCCGGACTGCTCGGCACCGACCCTCGGGTCGACATGATCTCCTTCACCGGATCCACCGCGGTCGGCAAGCTGCTGGCTCGCACCAGCGCCGACACCATGAAGCGGACCTTCCTGGAGCTGGGCGGAAAGTCGGCGCTGATCGTGCTCGACGACGCCGACCCGGCCAAGGTGATTCCCGGTGCGGTAGGAGTGTGCGTGCACGCCGGACAGGCCTGCGCGGCCACCACCCGGATGCTGGTGCATACCAGCCTCTTCGACGAGTTGGTCGCCGCGGTCACCGAGGCCTTCGCTGCCGTCGCCGTGGGCGACCCGGCGCTGCCGCAGACCCTGGTCGGCCCGCTGATCAGCGCCGCGCAAAAGCAGCGCGTGCTCGACGCCTACGCGCAGGCTCGCCGCGATGGGGCCGAGATCACCACCGGCGGAGGCGAAGTCACCGGCCTGGCGGACGCGCTGGCGGGCGGACACTACGTGCAGCCGACCGTGATCGTCGGGGTCGACAACAGCGCCGCCATCGCGCAGCAGGAGGTCTTCGGGCCGGTCCTGGTGATGCTGCCGTTCAGTGACGACGACGAGGCAGTGCGCATCGCCAACGACAGTGCCTACGGGCTGGCCGGAGCCGTGGTCTCGGCATCGAACGAGCGGGCACTGGGCGTGGCGCGCCGGATCCGGACCGGCGCGATCGGCGTCAACGGTGGCATGTACTACGGGGCCGACGCACCGTTCGGCGGCTACAAGAGCAGCGGCTGGGGCAGGCAGTGCGGGATCGAGGGGTTCTCGCAGTACTTGGAGACCAAGACGATCGGCTACCGCAAGCCCCGCGGGGCGTGA